A single genomic interval of Patescibacteria group bacterium harbors:
- a CDS encoding DUF1653 domain-containing protein, translating to MKNNMLKLGKYRHYKEKEYEVIGIAKHSETLEELVVYKKLYGDHDLWVRPLKMFIENVEVNGKKMPRFKYIGK from the coding sequence ATGAAAAATAATATGCTTAAATTAGGAAAATATAGACATTACAAAGAGAAAGAATATGAAGTAATTGGTATCGCCAAACACAGTGAAACACTTGAAGAATTAGTGGTGTATAAAAAACTTTATGGAGACCATGATTTATGGGTGCGACCATTAAAAATGTTTATTGAAAATGTTGAAGTTAATGGAAAGAAAATGCCGAGGTTTAAATATATTGGAAAATGA
- a CDS encoding NUDIX domain-containing protein, producing the protein MKYKIIEFKPKPGQIDYTKARWAPVINCVIKYKDKFLLVQRSEKLNFYPGYWNGISGFLDDHKTLAEKVEEELREELGINKKDILQIRLGEIFDQDELKYKKTWIVHPVLVKVKTNKIKLDWEARNYRWVDLQEANKLKLLPGFGKVLEKLLSWLEK; encoded by the coding sequence ATGAAATATAAAATAATAGAATTTAAACCAAAACCGGGCCAGATTGACTATACAAAAGCGCGTTGGGCACCGGTGATTAATTGCGTGATTAAATATAAAGATAAGTTTCTCTTGGTTCAGCGAAGCGAGAAATTGAATTTTTATCCCGGATATTGGAATGGAATTTCCGGATTTCTGGATGACCACAAAACCTTGGCGGAAAAAGTAGAAGAAGAATTAAGGGAAGAATTAGGCATTAACAAAAAAGATATTTTACAAATTCGGCTCGGAGAAATTTTTGATCAAGACGAATTAAAATATAAAAAAACTTGGATTGTTCATCCGGTATTGGTAAAAGTTAAAACAAATAAAATAAAACTTGATTGGGAGGCGAGAAATTATAGATGGGTTGACTTACAAGAAGCGAATAAGTTAAAATTATTGCCGGGTTTTGGCAAAGTTTTGGAAAAGCTGTTATCCTGGTTAGAAAAATAA
- the secD gene encoding protein translocase subunit SecD, producing the protein MTRNKLWTIFLSIVVLTVLSLLVDIPRLPSWVPGHQWFTKQKVHLGLDLQGGTQLIYQANTSQIPDDQKVSAVEGARDVIERRVNVFGVAEPLIQTAKVGEDWRVIVELPGIKNVSDAIKMIGETPTLEFKEQAPQTGASDPAAIAQYNQMAKQKAESILQQALQPNADFSKLAKQYSEDPGSKDKGGDLGWFAKGMMVPEFETAVFDQLKKGETTKTLVQTSFGYHIIKKVDERTNDKGEMEVTASHILILTQAQTAPQNTDWQYTGLTGKQLKSATMTFDPNSNEPEVSLEFNEEGTKLFGEITTRNVSKPVAIFLDGVPLSIPTVNEPITSGKAVITGKFDMKEAKELATRLSAGALPVPITLISQQNIGPSLGKLSVQNSLLAGLLGLLMVMLFMTIFYRGRGLLASIILIIYALINLALFKLIPVTLTLAGVAGFILSIGMAVDAQVLIFERIKDEERLGKSSTSAISDGFVHAWTAICDSNITTLIICFILYQLGSGTVRGFGLTLGIGILISMFTAITVTRTFLKLVTK; encoded by the coding sequence ATGACTCGTAATAAACTTTGGACAATTTTTTTAAGCATCGTTGTTTTAACCGTTTTGTCTCTTTTAGTTGATATTCCGCGTCTTCCATCTTGGGTTCCGGGACATCAATGGTTCACCAAGCAAAAAGTTCACTTGGGACTTGATTTGCAAGGCGGCACGCAATTAATTTATCAAGCCAATACTTCGCAAATTCCCGATGATCAAAAAGTTTCAGCGGTTGAAGGAGCGCGCGACGTAATTGAGCGACGGGTAAATGTTTTTGGCGTTGCCGAACCTTTAATCCAAACTGCTAAAGTGGGAGAAGATTGGCGCGTGATCGTAGAATTGCCGGGTATTAAAAATGTCAGTGATGCCATTAAAATGATTGGCGAAACGCCGACCTTGGAATTTAAAGAACAAGCTCCGCAAACAGGTGCAAGTGATCCGGCGGCAATTGCGCAATATAATCAAATGGCCAAACAAAAAGCGGAATCAATTTTACAGCAAGCGCTTCAGCCTAATGCTGATTTTAGTAAATTAGCCAAACAATATTCTGAAGATCCGGGTTCAAAAGATAAAGGCGGAGATTTAGGTTGGTTTGCCAAGGGGATGATGGTTCCTGAATTTGAAACAGCGGTTTTTGATCAATTGAAAAAAGGAGAAACGACAAAAACATTGGTCCAGACATCTTTTGGTTATCATATTATTAAAAAAGTTGATGAACGAACAAATGATAAGGGCGAAATGGAAGTAACAGCCAGCCATATTTTAATTTTAACTCAAGCTCAGACGGCTCCGCAAAATACTGATTGGCAATATACCGGTTTAACCGGCAAACAATTGAAAAGTGCAACAATGACTTTTGATCCCAATTCCAATGAACCGGAAGTTTCTTTGGAATTTAATGAAGAAGGAACAAAACTTTTCGGAGAAATTACCACCAGAAATGTTTCCAAACCTGTGGCGATATTTTTAGATGGCGTTCCTTTAAGTATCCCGACAGTTAACGAACCGATTACCAGTGGCAAGGCTGTGATTACCGGAAAATTTGATATGAAAGAGGCCAAAGAGTTGGCGACAAGACTTTCTGCCGGTGCTTTACCAGTACCAATAACATTAATCAGTCAGCAAAATATTGGACCGAGTTTAGGTAAACTTTCAGTGCAAAACAGTTTACTTGCCGGATTATTGGGTCTTTTGATGGTTATGTTATTTATGACTATTTTTTATCGCGGACGGGGATTATTAGCTAGTATTATTTTAATTATTTACGCTTTAATCAACTTGGCTTTATTCAAATTAATCCCGGTTACTTTAACCTTAGCCGGTGTAGCTGGTTTTATTTTATCTATTGGCATGGCGGTTGACGCTCAAGTTTTAATTTTTGAACGCATTAAGGACGAGGAAAGATTGGGAAAATCTTCCACCAGCGCTATTTCCGATGGTTTTGTTCATGCTTGGACAGCTATTTGTGATAGTAATATTACAACCCTAATTATTTGTTTTATTCTTTATCAATTAGGTTCAGGCACAGTAAGAGGATTTGGTTTAACTTTGGGCATAGGTATTTTAATCAGTATGTTCACGGCCATTACTGTTACCAGAACATTCTTAAAATTAGTAACTAAATAA
- the secF gene encoding protein translocase subunit SecF has translation MYNIIGHRKIFFIISGVICGCSILALIFWGLKPGIDFTGGSLMEIKYSTNKPVNSEIVQQLSPLNLGEINIQTIGQNSFVLRFKEINEDTHQAVLRALGNNAEESKFESIGPIIGGELVRKSQWAIILALMAMFLYIAWAFRKLANFSRQGEYWRYSSGAIVALLHNVLVMCGFFAVWSHFKGVEINANFITAILTVLGYSINDTIVVFDRIRENVLLYGTRSMEETINKSINEIIVRSLNTGMAVILALIAIYLFGGVSLQDFAIAMIIGISVGTYSSIAIASPFLLLFRKSAK, from the coding sequence ATGTATAACATTATTGGTCATCGTAAAATTTTCTTTATTATTTCTGGCGTTATTTGCGGTTGTTCAATTTTAGCTTTGATTTTTTGGGGTCTTAAGCCCGGTATTGATTTTACCGGCGGCTCATTAATGGAGATTAAATATTCAACAAACAAACCGGTAAATTCTGAAATTGTTCAGCAATTATCTCCTCTTAATTTGGGAGAAATTAATATTCAAACCATAGGACAAAATAGTTTTGTTTTAAGATTTAAAGAAATTAATGAGGACACGCATCAGGCTGTTTTAAGGGCATTAGGCAATAACGCGGAAGAATCTAAATTTGAATCCATTGGTCCGATTATTGGCGGAGAGTTGGTGAGAAAATCTCAATGGGCTATTATTTTAGCTTTAATGGCAATGTTTCTTTATATTGCTTGGGCTTTTAGAAAGTTGGCTAATTTCTCCCGTCAGGGCGAATATTGGAGATATAGTAGTGGGGCTATAGTTGCTTTGCTGCATAATGTTTTAGTAATGTGTGGTTTTTTTGCTGTTTGGAGTCATTTTAAAGGAGTGGAAATTAATGCTAATTTTATTACCGCTATTTTAACTGTTTTGGGTTATTCTATTAATGATACAATTGTGGTTTTTGACAGAATCAGAGAAAATGTTTTGCTTTATGGCACTCGCAGCATGGAAGAAACAATCAACAAGAGCATCAATGAAATAATCGTTCGATCTTTAAATACGGGCATGGCTGTAATTTTAGCCTTGATTGCGATTTATTTATTCGGTGGAGTTTCTCTTCAGGATTTTGCCATTGCAATGATCATCGGTATTAGTGTCGGAACTTATAGCTCCATTGCCATTGCCAGCCCATTTTTACTTTTATTTAGGAAATCCGCAAAATAA
- a CDS encoding glycosyltransferase, with the protein MRVALIHDFLTQYGGAEKVLEVFHEIWPEAPVFTLLYDKDTMGKHFKDYDIKVSPIQNLPFGVKKYRWYLPLMQAAIERFNLNNFDLVISNTSAYSKGVITKPHTRFICYCLTPTRYLWSDTYEYLEGLTGAERLVKKFLPSILTDLRKWDFIAAQRPDFMIAISKFVAQRIQKYYRRQPETIIYPPVDTDKFHISNEIGDYFLMVSRFRPYKKVDLVIQTFNKLKIPLKLIGIGEDKAMRKIAGPNIEFLGFVSEKEKAHYLSHCKAFIHPQEEDFGITVVEAMASGRPVIAYKAGGALETVIEGETGEFFDEQNWENLAETIIKFKPENYNPEKIRSHALKFNKERFKKEFLEFINSHV; encoded by the coding sequence ATGCGCGTAGCTTTGATTCATGATTTTTTAACTCAATATGGAGGCGCGGAAAAAGTTCTGGAAGTGTTCCATGAAATTTGGCCCGAAGCGCCGGTTTTTACTTTGCTCTATGACAAAGATACGATGGGCAAGCATTTCAAAGATTATGATATTAAAGTTTCACCCATTCAAAATTTGCCTTTCGGCGTTAAAAAATACAGATGGTATCTTCCGTTAATGCAGGCGGCGATTGAAAGATTTAATTTGAATAATTTTGATTTGGTTATTTCCAATACTTCGGCATATTCCAAGGGAGTGATTACCAAACCTCATACCCGTTTTATCTGTTATTGTTTGACTCCAACTCGTTATTTATGGTCAGATACTTATGAATATCTTGAAGGCTTGACCGGAGCAGAGCGATTGGTGAAAAAATTTTTGCCTTCAATATTGACTGATTTGAGAAAATGGGATTTTATTGCCGCGCAAAGACCGGATTTCATGATCGCTATTTCAAAATTTGTCGCTCAGAGAATTCAAAAATATTATCGCCGTCAACCGGAAACGATAATTTACCCCCCGGTTGATACGGATAAATTTCATATCTCAAATGAAATAGGCGATTACTTTTTAATGGTTTCGCGATTCAGACCTTATAAAAAAGTTGATTTGGTTATTCAGACTTTTAATAAATTAAAAATACCTTTAAAACTTATCGGTATTGGCGAAGACAAAGCAATGAGAAAAATCGCCGGTCCGAATATAGAATTTTTGGGTTTTGTTTCAGAGAAAGAAAAAGCTCATTATTTATCACATTGCAAAGCGTTTATTCATCCACAAGAAGAAGATTTCGGTATTACGGTTGTTGAAGCAATGGCCAGCGGTCGACCCGTAATCGCTTATAAAGCGGGTGGCGCACTTGAAACCGTGATTGAAGGAGAAACCGGAGAATTTTTTGACGAGCAGAATTGGGAAAATTTAGCCGAAACCATTATTAAATTCAAACCGGAAAATTATAATCCGGAAAAAATCCGTTCTCATGCTTTGAAATTTAACAAAGAAAGATTTAAAAAAGAATTTTTAGAATTTATCAATTCCCATGTTTAA
- the murJ gene encoding murein biosynthesis integral membrane protein MurJ, translated as MFKRFFKLESTVAGGAIIIALFSILSRLLGLLRDRLLSAHFGAGKILDAYYAAFRLPDLVFNTLVLGALSVAFIPVFLEYFAKDKKEAFKVANSLLNILLTAILFLVVVFFIFAPVLTKLMVPGFDLETRLLTIKLTRIMLISILFFTISNIAGSILNSFKKWLAYSLASIMYNLGIIFGIVFLVKKMGFVGLAWGVVLGAFLHLLIQIPSLFKTGYRPQFIFNWRHPAVKKISVLMLPRCFALGIRQFNLIATTFIASSIAVGAVAVYNLAFNLVSFPIGIFGVSLALAVFPVLSQSFIDGDKALFTHQISKTIRRILYLIIPATALFIILKTQIVRLILGTGAFSQQDIILTAQALAWFSISLFSESLIPVFARAFYAIQDTKTPTIIAAVSFVINIIGCIIFGHLMKISGLALAFSISSVINIGLLYFYLNKKIGDFGKKEIFLSFGRIIFVSLAMASFVQIISHKMALLLNLQTFTGVLIQSTCALIGGILFYLIITFILQFPEVEIVHQFVVRKFKFRSKN; from the coding sequence ATGTTTAAAAGATTTTTTAAATTGGAATCAACCGTTGCCGGCGGAGCAATAATTATTGCTCTTTTTTCTATTTTGAGCCGCTTGCTCGGGCTCTTGAGAGATCGTTTATTAAGCGCTCATTTTGGCGCCGGTAAAATTCTGGACGCTTATTATGCCGCTTTCAGATTGCCGGATTTGGTTTTTAATACTTTGGTTTTAGGAGCGCTCTCGGTTGCTTTTATTCCGGTTTTTTTGGAATATTTTGCCAAAGATAAAAAAGAGGCCTTTAAAGTTGCCAATTCCTTATTAAATATTTTATTGACAGCCATTTTATTTTTAGTGGTTGTCTTTTTTATTTTTGCTCCCGTTTTGACTAAATTAATGGTGCCGGGTTTTGATTTGGAGACCAGATTATTAACCATTAAATTGACAAGAATAATGCTGATTAGTATTTTATTTTTTACAATCAGCAATATCGCCGGCAGTATTTTAAATTCTTTCAAAAAATGGTTAGCTTACAGTTTGGCATCAATAATGTATAATTTGGGAATTATTTTCGGTATTGTATTTTTGGTGAAAAAAATGGGATTTGTCGGTTTGGCTTGGGGCGTGGTTCTGGGCGCGTTTTTACATCTTTTAATTCAAATTCCAAGTCTTTTTAAAACCGGTTATCGGCCACAATTTATTTTCAATTGGCGACATCCGGCTGTTAAAAAAATCAGTGTTTTAATGTTGCCTCGTTGTTTTGCTTTGGGGATCAGGCAATTTAATTTGATTGCCACCACTTTTATTGCTTCTTCAATTGCCGTTGGCGCGGTGGCTGTTTACAATTTGGCTTTTAATTTGGTCAGTTTTCCAATCGGTATTTTTGGCGTTTCTTTGGCCTTGGCTGTTTTTCCGGTTTTAAGCCAAAGTTTTATTGACGGAGATAAAGCTCTTTTTACCCATCAAATTTCTAAAACAATAAGAAGAATTTTATATTTGATAATTCCCGCTACGGCCTTGTTTATTATTTTAAAAACTCAAATAGTCAGATTGATTTTAGGAACAGGCGCTTTTTCTCAGCAAGACATTATTTTAACCGCTCAAGCTTTGGCTTGGTTTTCAATTTCTTTATTTTCTGAAAGTTTAATTCCGGTTTTTGCCAGAGCTTTTTATGCCATTCAAGATACGAAAACTCCGACCATTATTGCCGCAGTCAGTTTTGTGATAAATATTATCGGTTGCATTATTTTTGGACACTTGATGAAAATCAGCGGTTTGGCATTGGCTTTTTCAATTTCTTCCGTTATAAATATCGGCTTGCTTTATTTTTATCTTAATAAAAAAATCGGCGATTTCGGAAAAAAAGAAATATTTTTATCATTTGGACGAATTATTTTTGTTTCTCTGGCTATGGCGAGTTTTGTCCAGATTATAAGTCATAAGATGGCATTACTGCTAAATCTACAAACTTTTACCGGCGTTTTAATTCAAAGTACTTGCGCTTTGATCGGCGGTATTTTATTTTATTTGATTATTACTTTTATTTTGCAATTTCCGGAAGTGGAAATTGTTCATCAATTTGTTGTTAGAAAATTTAAGTTTCGTTCTAAAAATTAA
- the lepA gene encoding translation elongation factor 4, protein METKRVRNFCIISHVDHGKSTLADRFLEFTNTITKDKMKPQYLDLMPLERERGITIKLQPVTMKYSYQGEVYTFNLIDTPGHVDFSYEVSRSLAAVEGAILLVDISQGIQAQTLANLHLAKKQGLTIIPVVNKIDLPNFDLEAVKEELANLLNIDKSEIICISAKKGIGIEKVLEAVIKKVPEPKDESKQSFQALIFDSHFDEYKGVLLHVRVFKGVIKIDNRIKLLGSGVIFPTLEVGIFSPSLKKQDKLEAGDIGYIVTGLKEIEKCRVGDTAACFPSQITALEGYKEPQPMVFASIYPKEGTKKELLRQALSKLKLNDASLTFEPIGSVADQSVFGMGFRVGFLGLLHLDIVKERLKREYGLDLVITSPSVSYNIKLKTGKSKLIYSPTEFPDPSQVDKIEEPWVKIDIVTPITYIGSIMELLRGYLGIFLSLEYISGEKYGKFQRAVLHYEMPLALLLVDFYDKLKSITSGYTSYSYDFMGYRPTDVVKLDILVAGDVIEQLSSIVYRDWALRSGRRIVGSLKEILPRQLFEVKLQAAVGGKILASEKISPLRKDVTAKLYGGDVTRKNKLLDKQKKGKQKMARLGKVDIPPEAYLAIIKK, encoded by the coding sequence ATGGAAACAAAACGGGTGCGCAATTTTTGCATTATCAGTCACGTAGATCACGGCAAATCAACTTTAGCCGATCGTTTTTTGGAATTTACTAATACAATCACCAAAGACAAAATGAAGCCCCAATATTTGGATTTGATGCCGCTGGAGAGAGAACGAGGCATAACCATTAAGCTTCAGCCCGTAACCATGAAATATTCTTATCAGGGAGAGGTTTATACTTTTAATTTGATTGATACACCCGGCCATGTTGATTTTTCTTATGAAGTTTCGCGTTCTTTAGCCGCGGTTGAAGGAGCGATTCTGTTGGTTGATATAAGTCAGGGGATTCAAGCTCAAACTTTGGCAAATCTTCATTTGGCCAAGAAACAAGGATTAACCATTATTCCGGTTGTTAATAAAATTGATTTGCCTAATTTTGACTTGGAAGCTGTGAAAGAAGAATTGGCGAATCTTTTAAATATTGATAAATCTGAAATTATTTGCATTTCCGCCAAAAAAGGAATCGGCATAGAAAAAGTTTTGGAAGCGGTGATAAAAAAAGTTCCTGAGCCGAAAGATGAATCAAAACAATCTTTTCAAGCTCTTATTTTTGATTCTCATTTTGACGAATATAAGGGAGTGCTTTTGCATGTCAGAGTGTTTAAAGGAGTTATTAAAATAGATAATAGAATTAAATTATTGGGTAGTGGAGTGATTTTTCCGACCCTGGAAGTTGGTATTTTCAGTCCAAGTCTAAAAAAACAGGATAAACTTGAAGCGGGCGACATCGGTTACATAGTGACCGGTCTTAAAGAAATTGAAAAATGTCGGGTCGGTGATACGGCCGCTTGTTTTCCATCCCAGATAACCGCGCTTGAAGGTTATAAAGAACCGCAACCAATGGTTTTTGCCAGTATTTATCCAAAAGAAGGAACCAAAAAAGAATTATTGCGCCAAGCTTTAAGCAAATTAAAATTAAATGATGCCAGTTTGACTTTTGAGCCGATCGGCTCAGTGGCTGATCAATCTGTCTTTGGAATGGGATTCAGGGTCGGTTTTCTCGGACTTTTGCATTTGGATATTGTAAAAGAAAGATTAAAAAGAGAATATGGACTTGATTTGGTTATCACTTCGCCGAGCGTATCTTATAATATAAAATTAAAAACAGGAAAAAGTAAACTTATTTATTCACCGACGGAATTTCCAGATCCGAGTCAGGTTGATAAAATCGAAGAACCATGGGTTAAGATTGATATTGTCACGCCGATTACCTATATCGGTTCAATTATGGAATTGTTAAGAGGATATTTGGGGATTTTCTTGTCATTGGAATATATTTCCGGCGAAAAATATGGGAAATTTCAGAGGGCCGTTCTTCATTACGAAATGCCATTAGCTTTGCTTTTGGTTGATTTTTACGACAAACTTAAAAGTATAACCAGCGGTTATACTTCTTACAGTTATGATTTTATGGGCTATCGGCCGACCGATGTGGTTAAACTGGACATATTGGTTGCCGGCGACGTAATAGAGCAATTATCCAGCATTGTTTATAGAGATTGGGCTCTTCGTTCAGGCCGCAGAATTGTCGGATCCTTGAAAGAAATTCTGCCGCGTCAGCTTTTCGAAGTTAAACTTCAAGCCGCGGTTGGCGGAAAAATTTTAGCCTCGGAAAAAATATCACCTCTTCGTAAAGACGTGACGGCGAAATTATACGGAGGCGACGTGACCCGCAAAAATAAATTATTGGATAAGCAAAAAAAAGGAAAACAAAAAATGGCGCGCTTGGGAAAAGTTGATATTCCACCAGAAGCATACTTGGCTATCATAAAAAAATAG
- a CDS encoding septum formation initiator family protein, giving the protein MIKKKSNFRKIIASRSLFYLLILVLIFSLITAIQEINQQIKLKKELSKLEAQNSLLEKENKEAIDKIEKMQTDYFQEKVAREKLGLQKPGEQVVVITSQNTQTDQTAKSINKSFNEKISNLKNWFNYFFPNSSR; this is encoded by the coding sequence ATGATAAAGAAGAAATCAAATTTTAGAAAAATAATTGCTTCCAGAAGTTTGTTTTATTTATTGATATTAGTTTTAATTTTCAGTTTGATAACGGCGATCCAAGAAATAAATCAGCAGATAAAATTGAAAAAAGAACTTTCAAAATTGGAAGCCCAAAATTCTTTATTGGAAAAAGAGAATAAAGAAGCCATTGATAAAATAGAGAAAATGCAAACTGATTATTTTCAAGAAAAAGTCGCTCGTGAAAAATTAGGCTTGCAAAAACCGGGAGAGCAGGTAGTGGTTATAACTTCTCAAAATACTCAAACTGACCAGACAGCAAAATCAATCAACAAAAGTTTTAATGAAAAAATATCTAATTTGAAAAACTGGTTTAATTATTTTTTCCCAAATTCTTCCCGCTAA
- a CDS encoding phosphoribosylamine--glycine ligase → MTEEIKKQNNSSEKISETNGSQEKKKLKFLFISLESLSGDLAWQIKKEGHEVKCYIKAKSDADAYDGFVEKIDDWKKYVDWCDVVIFDDVEFGPDAEKLRQAGKPVIGGSVYTDQLEIDREFGQTELKKYGINILPHYNFSNYDEAINFIKTNPGLYVFKPSGNTPSGGKGLLFLGQEDDGRDILALLEKNKEVWQKKAPVFQLQKCVSGVEIAVGAFFNGQEFIKPVIVNFEHKRLFPGDLGPFTGEMGTAVFWAKTNPIFEATLEKMKPALAQSGYRGYIDLNCIVNGRGIYPLEFTSRFGYPILQIQLEGITTPTGEWLEKLAKGENFELKTKKGFQIGTRIMLPTYFTSDKSVIETYKDLPILFKKPDNLDGIHIEDVKMTEGAWRVAGDSGCLLVVTGSGTTMDDAREQVYSRIKNIMVPNMFYRVDIGSKWSEDSDKLQTWGYLY, encoded by the coding sequence ATGACAGAAGAAATAAAAAAACAAAATAACAGTTCTGAAAAAATCTCCGAAACTAATGGAAGTCAAGAAAAGAAAAAATTAAAATTTCTTTTCATTTCATTGGAAAGTTTAAGCGGCGATTTGGCTTGGCAAATAAAAAAAGAAGGACATGAAGTTAAATGCTATATTAAAGCCAAATCAGATGCAGATGCTTATGACGGATTCGTAGAAAAAATTGATGATTGGAAAAAATATGTAGATTGGTGCGATGTTGTTATTTTCGACGACGTGGAATTCGGACCTGATGCGGAAAAATTGCGCCAAGCCGGAAAACCTGTTATCGGCGGCTCTGTTTACACTGATCAATTGGAAATAGATCGCGAATTCGGACAAACAGAATTAAAAAAATACGGAATTAACATTCTGCCTCATTATAATTTTTCAAATTATGACGAGGCAATTAATTTTATTAAAACCAATCCCGGCCTTTATGTTTTTAAACCTTCCGGTAATACTCCGTCCGGCGGCAAGGGATTGTTATTTTTAGGACAAGAGGATGATGGCCGCGACATTTTAGCTTTGCTTGAAAAAAATAAAGAAGTTTGGCAAAAAAAAGCACCGGTCTTCCAACTTCAAAAATGCGTCTCCGGTGTAGAAATTGCCGTAGGAGCATTTTTCAACGGTCAAGAATTCATTAAACCGGTTATTGTCAATTTTGAACACAAAAGATTATTCCCCGGAGACCTTGGTCCTTTTACCGGAGAAATGGGTACAGCTGTATTTTGGGCTAAAACCAATCCCATTTTTGAAGCAACTTTGGAAAAAATGAAACCCGCCTTGGCGCAATCCGGTTATCGCGGTTATATTGATTTAAATTGTATAGTTAATGGACGAGGTATTTATCCCCTTGAATTTACATCTCGCTTCGGTTATCCAATCCTTCAAATTCAATTGGAGGGAATAACCACTCCAACCGGCGAATGGCTGGAAAAACTGGCCAAAGGAGAAAATTTTGAATTAAAAACAAAAAAAGGATTTCAAATTGGAACAAGAATTATGCTTCCAACTTATTTTACCAGTGATAAATCAGTAATTGAAACTTATAAAGACTTACCGATACTTTTCAAAAAACCAGACAACTTGGACGGCATTCATATAGAAGATGTTAAAATGACAGAGGGCGCTTGGCGAGTTGCCGGTGATTCAGGATGCTTGTTGGTTGTTACCGGTTCCGGCACAACCATGGACGACGCCAGAGAACAAGTTTATTCAAGAATTAAAAATATTATGGTGCCCAATATGTTTTATCGGGTTGATATCGGATCAAAATGGTCTGAAGATTCGGACAAATTGCAAACCTGGGGATACCTTTACTAA
- a CDS encoding aminopeptidase gives MFKEKIFSENQTEKESEILFLGKIEVAKKSLENSLKLKPEEKVLFLKDEKTNLEVASILEKAVSEIGSEFQEILLDKQTRREEIKELLKKFKVVIDVSEKMYPAIDNLSDKDIVEYGNRLLTILDLGVDAFKKDGALDENLDDLEYRLNKMEAVLKDARGFKITSNYGTNLEVGLRPSHERRWFKDGGVLDKPGQWGNFVGGEIFTTPDERTVNGILILPVLESIITSDQGVDEFVKINIKNGLIASIEGGKSAEKLKSDLKEDMQDEVKESGKPLNVLRVAEIAFGANSKARSTVSDPEQPYDFPGVSIIEAEKRFGTMHLAFGDSKHGEKGTEGFETATSHYDFVIPRNGLTVEMFTREEDWKKKNNGKKIISNGGLNFF, from the coding sequence ATGTTTAAAGAGAAAATATTTTCTGAAAATCAAACAGAGAAAGAATCAGAAATTTTATTTTTGGGAAAAATTGAAGTTGCTAAAAAATCTTTAGAAAATTCTTTAAAATTAAAACCGGAAGAAAAAGTTTTATTTCTCAAGGATGAGAAAACCAATCTCGAAGTAGCTTCAATCTTAGAAAAAGCAGTTAGCGAGATAGGTTCTGAATTTCAAGAAATTTTATTGGATAAACAAACCAGAAGAGAAGAGATAAAAGAACTGCTTAAAAAATTCAAAGTTGTGATTGATGTATCTGAGAAAATGTACCCGGCTATTGATAATCTTTCAGACAAAGACATTGTAGAATATGGCAACCGCCTTTTGACCATTTTGGATCTGGGGGTTGATGCTTTTAAAAAAGATGGAGCATTAGATGAAAATTTAGATGATTTAGAGTATAGGCTTAACAAAATGGAGGCGGTTTTGAAAGATGCCAGAGGTTTTAAGATTACTTCAAATTACGGGACAAATTTAGAAGTAGGATTGCGTCCATCTCATGAAAGACGGTGGTTTAAAGACGGGGGAGTTTTGGATAAACCTGGTCAATGGGGTAACTTTGTGGGTGGAGAAATTTTCACTACACCCGACGAGAGAACAGTGAATGGAATTTTAATTTTACCTGTTTTAGAATCAATTATTACCTCGGATCAAGGAGTTGACGAGTTTGTTAAGATTAATATTAAAAATGGATTAATTGCTTCTATCGAAGGCGGTAAATCAGCCGAAAAATTGAAGTCTGATTTAAAAGAGGATATGCAAGATGAGGTTAAAGAGAGCGGTAAACCGTTAAATGTTTTAAGAGTGGCGGAAATTGCATTTGGAGCAAACAGTAAGGCTCGGAGCACTGTTTCTGACCCCGAACAACCTTATGATTTTCCGGGTGTTTCAATAATTGAAGCGGAAAAAAGATTTGGAACAATGCATCTTGCTTTTGGTGATTCTAAGCATGGAGAGAAGGGTACTGAAGGATTTGAGACGGCTACTTCGCATTATGATTTTGTTATTCCAAGAAATGGTTTAACGGTTGAAATGTTTACCAGAGAAGAAGATTGGAAAAAGAAAAATAATGGTAAAAAAATAATTTCAAACGGCGGTTTAAATTTTTTCTAA